The Pseudonocardia broussonetiae DNA segment GCGTAGGTGCCCACGCCGGATGATGCGAAGCCGGACGCGAGCAGCGCGATCGCGAACGCGAACGCGGCCGGCTGGTCGAGGACCCGGGCGAGTCCGTTGTACGCGCCGTCGAGGGTGTCGGTGTCGGGCACGTCGGTACCGAAGAACAACGTGGCGGCGATCACCAGCATTGCGGCGTTGATCAGTCCGGCCAGTCCCATCCCGACCGCGACGTCGGTCTGTTGGCGACGCAGGAGGAAGCGGCGATCGGCCGCTGTGTCGGCTCGGACCCGGGTCTGGGTGAGGGCGGAGTGCAGGTAGACCACGTGCGGCATCACGGTAGCCCCGATGATGCCGGTGGCCAGCAGCACACTGTCGGTGCCGTCGAACCGCGGGACGAGCCCGGCCACCGCGTCGGCCGGGACGATGTCGATGCGCACCACAGTGCTGAGGAATCCGAGCAGGATGACGGCGAACAAGCCCGCGACGGCCCGCTCGAACGGCCGGAAGCCGCGGGACTGCAGGGCCAGCAGGGCGAAGGCGACGATCCCGGTGATCACCCCGCCCGTGAACAACGGGATGCCGAACAGCAGGTTGAGGGCGATCGCGCCGCCGATGACCTCGGCGAGGTCGGTGGCGATCGCGACGATCTCGGCCTGCACCCACATCCCGCGGGAGACCGGGCGGGTAAAACGGTCGCGGCACATCTCGGGGAGGTTCCGGCCCGTGGCCAGCCCGAGTTTCGCCGACAGCGACTGGATCAGCATCGCCAGCAGGTTCGCCGCGACGATCACCCAGAGCAGCAGGTATCCGAACTGGGCGCCCGCGGAGAAGTTGGTGGCGAAGTTCCCCGGGTCCACATAGGCAATGGCCGCGACGATGGCGGGCCCGAAGAACATCAGCCGCCCTCGCAGCGGCCCGCGGGCGCGGATCTCGGCAATCGTCGGTGCGTCTGTGTCGGGACTGTGAGCGCCGGTCGCCGCGTCGGTAGTTGCCATTACCGCGGATGGTAGACGGCTCTAACGTCTGCCTGCGGGGTCGCCTGACCTTCCGGCGGGTGACGACGTTCTCGACAGGCTCGGCCGCGATGCGCTGCACGACCGGGAGCAACTCGGAGACCTACGTGCGGCAGTGGTCGGGTGGGTCGATGCCGCCGCGGGTGCTGCGTGCGATGTCCGTATCGTGTGGGTCGTGGCTCTTGAGGCGGTCGGCGGTGCAGAGCGGTCTGCTGAACCGGCGCGGGCCGGCCGACGTCGACAACGGTGGCTACTGGTAGCCGTTGTGCTGCTTGTGGTCGTGATCGTCGATCAGGCCACGAAGGAAGCCGCGTTGCGCCTGTTCGTCGAACCGTGGCCCATCCTGCCCGGTGTCGGGCTGGCACTGTCGTTCAACACCGGCGCGGCGTTCAGCATGGGGACCTCGCTCACCCCGTTCATCACCGCCTTCGCCGGTGTCGTCGTCGTCGCGATCGCCTGGTTCGCCGGTCGGGCCGCCACGGCCGGATGGGCACTGGTGCTGGGCCTGGTCGGCGGAGGAGCAGCCGGCAACCTGATCGATCGGCTGGCCCGCCCGCCGGGACCGGGCCGGGGCGCGGTCGTCGACTTCGTGGACGTCGCCTGGTTCGCCGCGTTCAACCTGGCCGACGCGGCGCTGACCATCGGTGTGGCCGTGGCGTTCGTGCTGTCCTGGCGGGGACAGCCAGTTCTGATCAGGTCGGGCGGCGCTGCGCGGTGACCCGAGGTCGACCGGGAGTCGGCACCTGGGCGAGACGGTTCCGGTCGTCGGGCTGTGCCGGGTGAGCCCGGGGCGAGCGGTCGGGCAGAACAGCGCCGTCCTGGTGGCGTCGGCCGCTGTGGCCGTCCCCGTCGCCGTCGCGTCCGCCATCGTCGCTGAAGAGGCGGCCGTGCATGTCGCCATCCTCGGTGTGATCACCATCGTGATGGGGGCCCTACGAGTCCTGCTCGTCGGCCGGAACCGTGGTCTGCTGCAGTTCCTCACCGGCTGTGTCGTCGCCCAGCCCGTGCTGCACGCGGCCGTGAAGGTTGTCCCCCACGCACAGCTCGACCACGGTGTCGGTCCCGCGGTCGGGCAGGCCGACGTGTTCGTCGGTGGCACGCAGTTGGCGGTCGCCCTGGCGCTCGTGGCCGCGGTCACCTTCACCGAGCAGCTCATCGCCACCGTCTCCGGCGTCGTTCGGGTCTGCTGGTTGCGGACGCGTCCGGTGGTGCTGCACGCGGCCCGCGAGGGTTCGAGCAGGCTCCGCACGCCGGTGCGGGCCCATCCGTCCAGCCGCTACCGGCCGATCGCGATGCCTACGCGCGGTCCACCGCGTTCCCCTGTTGCTGCTCGCTGAGCTTTCGCCGACGCCACGTCGGCCGATTCATTTCACGTTTCTCGCACCATTTTGCGGCGCCTAATCAACGAGGTATCCTCACGTGAACGTATTGCATTCTTTGATCGAGAACATTCTTGATGTGAAACGGTTGGGATTTCGCTTCCTGCTGCGTCACCTCCGACGCCTCGCGACCGACGACGGTGGGGTGGTCACGGTGACGGTGCGCGACGTAGGGCGGCTGACGATCCGTAACGGGTCGCACGATGTGAACATCGTGCGGGAGATCTTCCGCGAGGATCAGTACCGCATCACGTCACCGGTGCACGATCGACAGGTCGACGCCGCCTACGAGGCCATCCTCGAGTCGGGGAAGCAGCCGCTGATCATCGATGCCGGAGCCAACAACGGGGCCAGTGCCGTGTGGTTCGCCCGCAGGTA contains these protein-coding regions:
- a CDS encoding Nramp family divalent metal transporter translates to MATTDAATGAHSPDTDAPTIAEIRARGPLRGRLMFFGPAIVAAIAYVDPGNFATNFSAGAQFGYLLLWVIVAANLLAMLIQSLSAKLGLATGRNLPEMCRDRFTRPVSRGMWVQAEIVAIATDLAEVIGGAIALNLLFGIPLFTGGVITGIVAFALLALQSRGFRPFERAVAGLFAVILLGFLSTVVRIDIVPADAVAGLVPRFDGTDSVLLATGIIGATVMPHVVYLHSALTQTRVRADTAADRRFLLRRQQTDVAVGMGLAGLINAAMLVIAATLFFGTDVPDTDTLDGAYNGLARVLDQPAAFAFAIALLASGFASSGVGTYAGQVVMQGFIRRQIPLLLRRALTLAPALVVLGIGIDPTRALVLSQVVLSFGIPFALVPLVLLTRRRDIMAELVNHRLTTAVAGLAAVVIIGLNGFLIWQTVTGA
- a CDS encoding signal peptidase II, with protein sequence MALEAVGGAERSAEPARAGRRRQRWLLVAVVLLVVVIVDQATKEAALRLFVEPWPILPGVGLALSFNTGAAFSMGTSLTPFITAFAGVVVVAIAWFAGRAATAGWALVLGLVGGGAAGNLIDRLARPPGPGRGAVVDFVDVAWFAAFNLADAALTIGVAVAFVLSWRGQPVLIRSGGAAR